The following proteins are encoded in a genomic region of Streptococcus cristatus AS 1.3089:
- the coaA gene encoding type I pantothenate kinase produces the protein MTNEFLHFEKISRHTWQNLHRKKNPPLTESELNSIKSFNDEISLQDVTDVYLPLTNLIQIYKRSKEDLAFSKGIFLQKESKRQPFIIGVSGSVAVGKSTISRLLQILLSRTFTNATVELVTTDGFLYPNQTLIESDILNRKGFPESYNMELLLDFLDRIKNGQNYKIPVYSHEIYDIVPNEKQEIKAADFVIVEGINVFQNPQNERLYMTDFFDFSIYVDAEVENIESWYLDRFKKLLALAKHDTDNYYHRFTTQPEEEVMALAHNIWETINLVNLIDYIEPTRNRAEVILHKAKNHEIDEIYLKK, from the coding sequence ATGACCAACGAATTTCTTCATTTTGAAAAAATCAGCCGCCACACTTGGCAGAATCTGCACCGTAAAAAAAATCCACCGCTCACCGAGTCCGAACTCAATTCTATCAAGAGTTTCAATGACGAAATCAGCCTGCAGGATGTAACGGACGTCTATCTGCCTCTGACCAATCTTATCCAAATTTACAAACGTTCCAAAGAGGATCTCGCCTTTTCAAAAGGTATTTTTCTGCAAAAAGAAAGTAAAAGACAACCTTTTATTATCGGAGTTTCTGGTAGTGTTGCCGTTGGAAAATCAACGATTAGTCGCCTGCTGCAAATCCTTCTGTCACGAACTTTCACAAATGCAACCGTTGAATTGGTGACGACCGATGGCTTCCTCTATCCTAATCAAACCTTGATTGAATCAGACATTTTAAATCGCAAGGGCTTCCCTGAAAGCTATAATATGGAACTTTTGCTGGATTTCTTAGACCGCATCAAAAATGGTCAAAACTATAAAATTCCTGTCTACTCGCACGAAATCTATGATATTGTCCCAAATGAAAAGCAGGAAATTAAAGCAGCTGACTTTGTCATCGTAGAAGGTATCAACGTCTTCCAAAATCCGCAAAACGAACGCCTTTACATGACTGACTTTTTTGACTTCTCCATTTACGTGGATGCCGAAGTCGAAAATATCGAGTCTTGGTATCTGGACCGCTTTAAAAAATTACTGGCACTAGCCAAGCACGACACGGACAACTACTACCATCGCTTTACGACCCAGCCCGAAGAAGAAGTCATGGCACTTGCCCATAATATCTGGGAAACAATCAATCTGGTGAATCTGATAGACTATATCGAGCCAACCCGTAACAGGGCTGAAGTGATTTTGCACAAGGCAAAAAATCATGAAATTGACGAAATCTATCTAAAAAAATAA
- a CDS encoding class I SAM-dependent methyltransferase encodes MTKMYFAENPDAKHDIHELKVELLGQHMTFLTDAGVFSKKMIDYGSRVLLSALEFNKKETLLDVGCGYGTLGLTLAKAQELEVTLVDINQRALDLARKNADANQVSADIFQSNVYEHVTGQFHHIISNPPIRAGKQVVHEVISGSYNHLLADGDLTIVIQKKQGAPSAKAKMEEVFGNCETLKKDKGYYILRSVK; translated from the coding sequence ATGACTAAAATGTATTTTGCAGAAAATCCGGATGCCAAACATGACATTCATGAATTAAAAGTGGAACTATTAGGACAACATATGACCTTTTTAACGGATGCTGGTGTCTTTAGCAAAAAAATGATTGATTATGGCAGTCGAGTTTTGTTGTCTGCCTTGGAATTTAACAAAAAAGAAACATTGCTGGATGTCGGTTGCGGTTATGGAACACTGGGCTTGACTCTGGCTAAAGCGCAAGAGCTGGAAGTCACTCTCGTGGATATCAATCAGCGAGCACTAGACTTGGCTAGAAAAAATGCGGATGCGAATCAAGTATCTGCAGATATTTTCCAGTCCAATGTTTACGAACATGTGACCGGACAATTTCATCATATTATCAGCAACCCGCCGATTCGAGCTGGTAAGCAGGTGGTGCATGAAGTTATTTCAGGTAGCTATAATCACTTGCTAGCGGATGGGGACTTGACGATTGTTATCCAAAAGAAACAAGGAGCTCCCAGTGCTAAAGCTAAGATGGAAGAAGTGTTTGGCAACTGCGAGACTCTTAAGAAGGACAAAGGCTATTATATCCTAAGGAGTGTGAAATAA
- a CDS encoding DNA topology modulation protein — translation MKIAIIGYSGSGKSTLAQQLGHFHHIPVLHLDTIQFEEDWQTRSQDQVKADLADYLKREQSWVIDGNYSFAYFEERMAQADQIIFMNFSRWNCLYRALKRYLKYRNQVRESMASGCTERLDWEFIRWILWDGRTKETKTRYEKVRQTYPKKFIELQNQKQLSDYVKKSGTKV, via the coding sequence ATGAAGATTGCTATCATCGGCTACTCCGGCTCCGGCAAGTCAACCTTAGCCCAGCAGTTAGGCCACTTCCACCATATTCCCGTCCTTCATCTAGACACGATCCAGTTTGAAGAAGACTGGCAGACTCGTAGTCAAGACCAAGTCAAGGCTGATTTAGCGGATTACCTCAAGCGAGAACAATCCTGGGTCATCGATGGCAACTACTCTTTTGCCTACTTTGAGGAAAGAATGGCTCAGGCTGATCAGATTATCTTTATGAACTTTTCTCGCTGGAACTGCCTCTATCGTGCCCTTAAACGCTATCTAAAATATCGCAATCAAGTGCGAGAAAGTATGGCATCTGGCTGTACCGAAAGACTGGATTGGGAATTTATTCGCTGGATCCTTTGGGATGGTCGGACAAAAGAGACTAAGACTCGCTATGAAAAAGTTCGCCAAACCTATCCTAAGAAATTCATCGAATTGCAGAATCAAAAGCAATTATCAGACTATGTAAAAAAGTCTGGGACAAAAGTCTAA
- the rpsT gene encoding 30S ribosomal protein S20: protein MANIKSAIKRAELNVKQNEKNSAQKSAMRTAIKAFEANPSEELFRAASSAIDKAETKGLIHKNKASRDKARLSAKLAK, encoded by the coding sequence TTGGCAAACATTAAGTCAGCTATCAAACGCGCTGAATTGAACGTTAAACAAAACGAAAAAAACTCAGCTCAAAAATCAGCTATGCGTACTGCAATCAAAGCATTTGAAGCAAACCCGTCTGAAGAACTTTTCCGTGCTGCTAGCTCAGCTATCGATAAAGCAGAAACTAAAGGTTTGATCCACAAAAACAAAGCAAGCCGCGATAAAGCACGTCTTTCAGCTAAACTTGCTAAATAA
- a CDS encoding pyrimidine-nucleoside phosphorylase: protein MRAVDIIQKKRDGLELSSQEIEWLIEGYVAGAVPDYQMSAFAMAVYFKGMTTREISDLTMAMVGTGQQFDLSAISGIKVDKHSTGGVGDKVTLILAPLVASFGVPVAKMSGRGLGHTGGTIDKLESVKGYQVERSQEDFIKQVQDIGVSVIGQSDQLVKADKLLYALRDVTATVDTIPLIASSVMSKKIAAGADSILLDVTVGEGAFMKNLEDARVLARTMVDLGKAVGRRTVAVITDMSQPLGTSIGNRLEILEALEILQGQGLEDITDFICELAQIMLDLANVEKSVSEIREHLTNGAALKKFEEMIAAQGGDLEDLYRPSQAAYVAEVRAEQSGYITELPAMEFGLFAMRLGAGRAVKSDELDYETGIVFEKKIGETVEIGEIVAKIYANEKISQELVTKFQKNVKIGSESVAVSEIIEVIA from the coding sequence ATGCGGGCAGTTGATATTATTCAAAAGAAACGAGATGGACTAGAGTTGTCCAGTCAAGAGATTGAATGGCTGATTGAGGGGTATGTAGCTGGAGCAGTACCAGATTACCAGATGTCAGCCTTTGCCATGGCTGTTTACTTTAAAGGTATGACCACTCGGGAAATATCTGATTTGACCATGGCCATGGTGGGGACAGGCCAGCAGTTTGACCTGTCAGCTATTTCAGGGATTAAGGTCGACAAGCATTCTACTGGTGGAGTGGGAGATAAGGTTACCTTAATCTTGGCTCCTCTAGTAGCTAGCTTTGGCGTGCCCGTTGCTAAGATGAGCGGACGAGGATTGGGACATACGGGTGGTACCATAGACAAGCTCGAGTCTGTCAAGGGCTACCAGGTAGAGCGCAGTCAGGAAGATTTCATTAAGCAGGTTCAGGATATTGGTGTATCCGTAATCGGTCAGTCAGACCAGCTGGTCAAGGCAGACAAGCTTCTCTATGCCCTGCGTGATGTGACGGCTACTGTTGATACGATTCCTTTGATTGCCAGCTCTGTTATGAGCAAGAAAATCGCCGCTGGTGCAGACAGCATTTTGCTAGATGTGACCGTTGGTGAGGGTGCCTTTATGAAAAATCTAGAGGATGCCCGTGTCCTAGCCCGTACTATGGTAGACTTGGGCAAGGCAGTCGGACGCAGGACAGTTGCAGTTATTACCGATATGAGTCAGCCTTTGGGCACTAGCATTGGCAATCGTTTGGAAATCTTAGAAGCACTGGAAATTCTTCAAGGACAAGGACTCGAGGATATTACGGACTTTATCTGTGAGCTCGCTCAAATCATGCTTGATTTGGCTAATGTTGAGAAATCTGTTTCTGAAATCAGAGAACATTTGACAAACGGAGCGGCTTTGAAAAAATTTGAAGAGATGATTGCGGCTCAAGGTGGTGATCTAGAGGACTTGTATCGACCATCCCAGGCGGCTTATGTGGCTGAAGTGAGAGCAGAGCAATCTGGTTATATCACAGAGCTTCCAGCCATGGAATTTGGCTTGTTTGCAATGAGGTTAGGAGCAGGACGAGCAGTCAAATCTGACGAACTAGATTATGAAACTGGAATTGTGTTCGAAAAGAAGATTGGAGAAACAGTCGAAATTGGGGAAATTGTTGCAAAAATATACGCAAATGAAAAAATTTCTCAAGAACTAGTTACAAAATTCCAAAAAAATGTTAAAATAGGTAGTGAAAGCGTTGCAGTAAGCGAGATTATCGAAGTTATCGCTTAA
- a CDS encoding cytidine deaminase, translated as MATTDLIDLVVETTKNAYVPYSHFPVGAVLVAKNGQVFTGVNVENASFGLTNCAERTAIFKAVSEGFLDFEELIVYGETEKPISPCGACRQVMAEFFNQDLPVTLVAKDKSTVVMTVKELLPYSFTDLT; from the coding sequence ATGGCGACTACTGATTTGATTGATTTAGTTGTAGAAACCACGAAGAATGCCTATGTTCCATACTCTCATTTCCCTGTCGGAGCCGTTTTAGTAGCTAAAAATGGACAAGTTTTCACAGGTGTCAATGTCGAAAATGCTAGTTTTGGCTTGACCAATTGTGCAGAGCGAACAGCCATTTTTAAAGCTGTTTCTGAAGGCTTTTTAGACTTTGAGGAATTAATTGTTTACGGAGAAACGGAAAAACCGATCTCCCCGTGTGGTGCCTGCCGCCAAGTAATGGCAGAGTTTTTTAATCAGGATTTACCAGTGACCTTGGTCGCTAAAGATAAATCGACGGTCGTGATGACGGTCAAGGAGTTACTTCCATACTCTTTTACAGACTTAACTTGA
- the deoC gene encoding deoxyribose-phosphate aldolase, with the protein MKLNKYIDHTLLKPDASQEQIATLIEEAKKYDFASVCVNPTWVIFAAQALKGTDVKVCTVIGFPLGANTPELKAFETSDAIQNGANEVDMVINIGALKSRNFDLVERDIRAVVEAAKGTLVKVIIETCLLTDDEKVKACQIAQKAGADFVKTSTGFSTGGATVADVALMRKTVGPDMGVKASGGARSYEDALAFIKAGATRIGASSGVAIMEGDVANGDY; encoded by the coding sequence ATGAAATTAAACAAATACATTGACCATACGCTTTTGAAACCTGATGCAAGTCAGGAGCAGATTGCCACTTTAATTGAAGAGGCAAAGAAATACGATTTTGCTAGCGTCTGTGTTAATCCGACTTGGGTAATTTTTGCCGCACAAGCTCTGAAAGGGACAGATGTTAAAGTCTGTACGGTCATTGGTTTTCCTCTGGGTGCAAATACTCCAGAGCTCAAGGCTTTTGAAACGAGTGATGCCATCCAAAACGGAGCAAATGAAGTCGACATGGTCATCAATATCGGTGCTCTAAAGTCTCGAAACTTTGACTTAGTTGAAAGAGACATTCGAGCTGTTGTGGAAGCTGCCAAAGGAACCTTGGTTAAGGTCATTATTGAGACCTGCCTCTTGACAGATGATGAGAAAGTGAAAGCTTGTCAAATTGCTCAGAAAGCTGGGGCGGATTTTGTCAAGACATCCACTGGTTTCTCAACTGGTGGTGCAACCGTTGCAGATGTAGCTTTGATGCGTAAGACAGTTGGGCCAGATATGGGAGTCAAGGCTTCTGGCGGTGCCCGTTCTTACGAAGATGCACTTGCATTTATCAAAGCTGGTGCGACTCGCATTGGAGCATCCTCTGGTGTAGCGATTATGGAGGGAGACGTGGCTAATGGCGACTACTGA
- a CDS encoding TraX family protein — protein MKKMIDNSSLKLLAMLAMLIDHIAWVSFPLATNMNILSPNWLANSMHIIGRLAFPVFAFCIAEGYRHSHDVSKYMRRLGLLALISIIPFSLMGWVTGLGFIMQNTVVTLFLGLCALYYSDHQTATWRKVLIILLCFTLSIIADGGLAGGVFGIYAFAKIKDPIFRKIGGVLALSSVQILILAFNFSYDGLADLTATCLLFLLVTSFYNGQKGANIGKVFYLFYPLHLLALSLFRIAFLLFLM, from the coding sequence ATGAAAAAAATGATTGACAATAGCAGTTTGAAACTGCTGGCTATGCTTGCCATGCTGATTGACCATATCGCCTGGGTATCTTTTCCACTGGCTACCAATATGAATATTCTCTCTCCTAACTGGCTTGCCAATAGTATGCACATAATAGGCCGCCTGGCTTTTCCAGTCTTTGCCTTTTGTATCGCGGAAGGCTATCGACACAGTCATGATGTGAGCAAGTATATGAGACGATTGGGGCTGCTGGCTCTTATCAGTATCATCCCTTTCTCTCTGATGGGCTGGGTTACTGGTCTTGGCTTTATCATGCAAAATACGGTTGTTACTCTCTTTTTGGGGCTCTGTGCTCTTTATTACAGTGATCACCAAACAGCAACCTGGAGAAAAGTTCTAATTATTCTACTCTGTTTTACTCTGTCCATTATTGCCGACGGCGGACTGGCGGGGGGAGTTTTTGGTATCTATGCCTTTGCGAAGATTAAAGATCCAATCTTCCGAAAAATTGGCGGTGTCTTGGCACTGAGCAGTGTGCAAATTCTAATTTTGGCTTTCAATTTCTCCTATGATGGTTTGGCTGATCTGACTGCCACCTGTCTCTTGTTTCTCCTCGTGACCTCTTTCTACAACGGTCAAAAAGGGGCCAATATTGGAAAAGTATTTTACTTGTTTTATCCCCTTCATTTGCTCGCCCTGTCTCTGTTTCGAATTGCCTTTCTCTTATTTCTAATGTAA